The following are encoded in a window of Flavobacterium psychrotrophum genomic DNA:
- a CDS encoding quinol:cytochrome C oxidoreductase has product MYTFSSKLKTLAFVLMVVGALGIGYSFFTAPKSAEEVEAIINAEHAHGGHGEAAHEEAHDAVEVHAVHDEHAAHAEAAHEGHDTAAVAETEATADTVTAVAEVATEHASTTGHEESHAEAAVAHEGHDADAHAEHEAHKEHVEHVYHQLQNKPWAAVYVAALFFMLIALGALAFYAIQNAAQAGWSPVLFRVMEGISAYLIPGAIIVLILLVLGVAQVHHLFIWMDPEVVAKDHLIQGKTGFLNGPFFLFRAVVFMGGWILYRQIAVKNSLAQDNATDNSFYKKNFKASAAFLVFFIVTESISSWDWIMSVDPHWYSTLFGWYVFASFFVSGITVIAMVTLYLKSRGYLEYVNTSHIHDLAKFMFGISVFWTYLWFSQFMLMWYADIPEEVVYFKMRIENYNLPFFGMVAMNFVFPVLILVNTDFKRLSWIVVMAGIVILTGHYIDFFNMIMPATVGDQWFIGAGEIGAVLFFLGLFILVIFSALTKAPLLAKRNPLIEESKHFHY; this is encoded by the coding sequence ATGTATACATTTTCTAGTAAATTAAAAACGTTGGCTTTTGTACTGATGGTGGTTGGCGCCCTTGGTATTGGCTACAGTTTTTTTACTGCGCCAAAATCAGCTGAAGAAGTTGAGGCAATAATAAATGCTGAGCACGCTCACGGTGGGCACGGTGAAGCTGCACATGAGGAAGCTCATGATGCTGTAGAAGTACATGCGGTTCATGATGAGCATGCTGCACATGCAGAAGCTGCTCACGAAGGTCATGATACGGCTGCTGTTGCAGAAACAGAAGCTACTGCTGATACTGTTACTGCTGTTGCGGAAGTTGCAACAGAACACGCATCAACAACTGGCCACGAAGAAAGCCATGCTGAAGCTGCGGTTGCTCACGAAGGCCACGATGCTGATGCTCATGCTGAACATGAAGCTCACAAAGAGCACGTAGAGCATGTGTACCACCAGCTTCAAAACAAGCCTTGGGCTGCTGTATATGTAGCTGCATTGTTCTTTATGCTTATAGCTCTTGGGGCACTTGCTTTTTATGCAATACAAAATGCTGCACAGGCCGGTTGGTCTCCTGTATTGTTCAGGGTAATGGAGGGTATCTCTGCATACCTTATACCAGGTGCAATTATTGTTCTTATATTGTTAGTTCTTGGTGTTGCGCAAGTACACCACTTATTTATATGGATGGATCCTGAGGTAGTTGCAAAAGATCACCTTATACAGGGTAAGACAGGTTTCCTTAATGGACCGTTCTTCCTTTTCCGTGCAGTAGTGTTTATGGGTGGATGGATATTATACCGTCAGATAGCCGTTAAAAACTCTCTTGCCCAGGATAATGCTACAGACAACTCATTCTACAAGAAAAACTTTAAAGCTTCTGCTGCATTCCTTGTGTTCTTTATCGTTACAGAGTCTATCTCTTCATGGGACTGGATCATGTCGGTAGATCCACACTGGTACAGCACACTTTTTGGATGGTATGTGTTTGCAAGTTTCTTTGTAAGCGGTATCACCGTTATAGCTATGGTTACGCTTTACCTTAAATCAAGAGGTTACCTTGAGTATGTTAATACAAGCCACATCCATGACCTTGCTAAATTTATGTTTGGTATCAGTGTATTCTGGACGTATCTTTGGTTCTCTCAGTTCATGCTTATGTGGTATGCTGATATACCGGAAGAGGTTGTATACTTTAAAATGAGAATTGAGAACTATAACCTTCCATTCTTTGGTATGGTTGCAATGAACTTTGTTTTCCCGGTTCTTATACTTGTTAATACAGATTTCAAACGCCTTTCATGGATCGTTGTTATGGCTGGTATCGTAATACTTACGGGTCACTACATTGACTTCTTTAACATGATTATGCCGGCTACCGTGGGAGACCAGTGGTTTATCGGTGCAGGTGAGATAGGTGCGGTATTGTTCTTCCTTGGGTTGTTTATACTAGTAATATTCTCTGCTCTTACTAAAGCACCGTTACTGGCTAAACGTAACCCGCTTATCGAAGAAAGTAAGCATTTCCATTATTAA
- a CDS encoding c-type cytochrome, with the protein MKALYKIAFVVSASAALTSCFNKSEPNYQYMPNMYESVGYETYSESGAFKNGKEGQLPAAGSIPRGFTPYEYPNTEEGYNAAKAGLVSPLAAAEVDEAKGKELFTIYCAICHGDKGDGKGNLAKREKFAGVPNYKDRDINEGSVFHVETYGRNMMGSHANQLSQKERWQVAHYVMKLKSEL; encoded by the coding sequence ATGAAAGCATTATATAAAATAGCATTTGTGGTTTCTGCCTCGGCGGCGCTTACCTCATGCTTCAATAAATCAGAACCTAACTACCAGTACATGCCAAACATGTACGAGTCTGTAGGGTATGAGACATATTCAGAGTCAGGCGCTTTTAAAAATGGTAAAGAAGGTCAGCTTCCTGCTGCAGGTTCTATACCAAGGGGATTCACTCCTTATGAATATCCAAATACAGAAGAAGGTTACAACGCTGCAAAAGCTGGCCTTGTTTCTCCTTTAGCTGCGGCTGAAGTAGACGAAGCTAAGGGCAAAGAGCTTTTCACGATATACTGTGCTATTTGCCACGGCGATAAAGGTGATGGTAAAGGAAACCTTGCAAAAAGGGAAAAATTTGCCGGTGTTCCTAACTATAAAGACAGGGATATTAATGAAGGTAGTGTTTTCCATGTGGAAACATACGGTCGTAACATGATGGGCTCTCATGCTAACCAGCTTAGCCAGAAAGAACGCTGGCAGGTGGCTCACTATGTTATGAAACTTAAGAGCGAATTATAA
- a CDS encoding DUF3341 domain-containing protein — translation MSNKVLHILYNDDDILMDAVKKTRAAHHHIEEVFTPFPVHGLDKALGLAPTRLAICAFLYGLVGLSVATAMMYYIMIVDWPQDIGGKPSFTYIQNMPAFVPVMFEMTVFFGAHLMVITFYMRSKLWPFKQAENPDVRTTDDHFLMEVPVHGDEDKLVAFFQETGAVEVKVIEKH, via the coding sequence ATGAGCAATAAAGTTTTACATATATTGTACAATGATGATGATATCCTTATGGATGCAGTAAAGAAAACCCGCGCTGCACATCATCATATTGAAGAAGTTTTTACACCATTCCCGGTACACGGTCTTGATAAGGCTCTTGGTCTTGCACCAACAAGGCTTGCAATATGCGCATTCCTGTATGGTTTAGTGGGATTATCTGTTGCTACAGCAATGATGTATTATATCATGATTGTTGACTGGCCTCAGGATATTGGTGGTAAACCAAGTTTTACTTACATACAAAACATGCCGGCTTTTGTACCGGTTATGTTTGAGATGACAGTATTCTTTGGTGCTCACTTAATGGTGATAACATTTTATATGAGGAGTAAATTATGGCCTTTTAAACAGGCTGAAAATCCTGATGTAAGGACTACAGACGACCACTTTTTAATGGAGGTGCCTGTACATGGCGACGAAGATAAACTGGTTGCGTTTTTTCAGGAAACCGGAGCTGTTGAAGTAAAAGTAATTGAAAAGCATTAA
- the nrfD gene encoding NrfD/PsrC family molybdoenzyme membrane anchor subunit, with protein MSSHYEAPIRKPLIIGDKNYHDVTVDVARPVEGRANKQWWIAFSIATAAFLWGVACVAYTVGTGIGTWGSNKTVGWAWDITNFVWWVGIGHAGTLISAVLLLFRQKWRMAINRSAEAMTIFSVIQAAMFPVFHMGRPWLAYWVMPIPNQFGSLWVNFNSPLLWDVFAISTYLSVSLVFWWTGLLPDFAMLRDRAITPFTKRVYSILSFGWSGRAKDWQRFEEVSLVLAGLATPLVLSVHTIVSFDFATSVIPGWHTTILPPYFVAGAIFSGFAMVNTLLIIMRKVSNLEAYITVQHIELMNIVVMITGSIVGVAYITELFVAWYSGVEYEQYAFLNRATGPYWWSYWLMMTCNVISPQVMWFKKIRTSITVSFIISIVVNVGMWFERFVIIVTSLHRDYLPSSWTMFQPTFVDAGFYIGTIGFFFVLFLLYSRSFPVIAQAEVKSIMKTSSEKYKKLHEAHDNHSHSENNHH; from the coding sequence ATGTCGTCTCATTACGAAGCACCCATTAGAAAACCTTTAATTATAGGTGACAAAAATTATCACGATGTAACAGTAGATGTTGCAAGGCCGGTAGAGGGCAGGGCTAACAAGCAATGGTGGATAGCGTTTTCTATCGCCACAGCAGCCTTCCTTTGGGGCGTAGCGTGTGTTGCCTATACGGTAGGTACTGGTATCGGTACATGGGGATCAAATAAAACTGTAGGCTGGGCCTGGGATATTACCAACTTCGTTTGGTGGGTAGGTATCGGTCACGCCGGAACACTTATCTCGGCTGTACTGCTATTGTTCCGTCAAAAGTGGCGTATGGCAATTAACCGTTCGGCAGAAGCGATGACAATCTTCTCGGTAATACAGGCAGCAATGTTCCCTGTATTCCACATGGGCCGTCCGTGGTTAGCATACTGGGTAATGCCTATACCAAACCAGTTTGGTTCACTATGGGTTAACTTTAACTCACCACTACTTTGGGACGTATTTGCGATTTCTACCTATCTTTCAGTATCTCTTGTATTTTGGTGGACAGGTTTACTTCCTGACTTTGCGATGCTTCGCGACAGGGCGATTACTCCTTTTACGAAAAGAGTTTATTCAATACTAAGCTTCGGATGGAGCGGACGTGCAAAAGACTGGCAGCGTTTTGAAGAAGTTTCATTGGTACTTGCAGGTCTTGCAACGCCACTGGTACTTTCTGTACACACTATTGTATCTTTTGACTTTGCTACATCGGTAATACCGGGCTGGCACACTACCATCCTTCCTCCGTATTTCGTGGCGGGTGCTATCTTCTCCGGATTTGCAATGGTTAACACCCTGCTTATCATCATGAGGAAAGTATCAAATCTTGAAGCTTATATTACAGTACAGCATATCGAGCTAATGAACATTGTAGTTATGATTACAGGTTCTATCGTAGGTGTTGCTTATATTACAGAGTTATTCGTAGCCTGGTACTCAGGTGTAGAATACGAGCAGTATGCGTTCCTTAACAGGGCAACTGGTCCTTACTGGTGGTCATACTGGTTGATGATGACATGTAATGTTATCTCTCCACAGGTAATGTGGTTCAAAAAAATCAGAACCAGTATTACAGTTTCTTTCATCATTTCGATTGTTGTAAACGTAGGTATGTGGTTTGAGCGTTTTGTAATTATCGTTACATCACTTCACAGAGATTACCTTCCGTCTTCATGGACCATGTTCCAGCCTACATTTGTAGATGCCGGTTTCTATATTGGTACAATAGGTTTCTTCTTCGTGTTATTCCTACTTTATTCAAGGAGTTTCCCTGTAATTGCACAGGCCGAAGTAAAATCTATCATGAAAACATCCAGCGAAAAATACAAGAAGCTGCATGAAGCCCACGATAATCATTCACATTCAGAAAATAATCATCACTAA
- a CDS encoding TAT-variant-translocated molybdopterin oxidoreductase, which translates to MASNKKYWQSVEELNPNSSIVETLRNNEFVEEIPTDEFLGDKEALSSSSTSRRDFLKYVGFTTAAASLAACEGPVIKSIPYVVQPEEIIPGVADYYATTIADGFDFANILIKTREGRPIKVEKNALAGAKLSANARVHASVLSLYDSSRLKQPKVKGKDATWAEVDATVKAGLSQAAAAGGQVVVLSATTASPSTDKIIAEFGAKYAGFKHVVYDAVSSSEALDAFQAVYGERALADYDFAKADVIVGVGADFLGDWQGGGYDSGYAIGRIPTKKGLMSKHIQIEANMSITGANADKRIPLSVTQQKYALVALYNAVTGANVSVALDKTYAAAVNNAAQQLKAAGSKGVVVTGLDDVNAQLLVIAINNALQSQAFNPAGARYVRKGDAKAVAQLVNDIKAGAVSVLIMNNVNPVYTLPNGDEFAEALKKVKLSVSFTLREDETASITTVAAAAPHYLESWGDVSVAKGYYAITQPTIRPLFTTKQFQEALLSWSGNPTAYYDYIKATAPSYAPGKTWNQLVHDGVTVSEVAATVTAGAANFSGAAASLAAAKPAGGLELVLYTKTGLGDGQQANNPWLQELPDPITRTSWDNYVTISKADADALGLENWNVANGGLNGSLATLEVNGKKIEVPVLVQPGQAKGTIGLALGYGRKAGMKNEMVVGVNAYAVYNNLNSLQTAKLTKIGGEHEFACVQLQKTLMGRGDIVKETTLKDYTTKDAAEWNEMAQVSYDHKEVPATSIDLWESFDRSTGHHFNLSIDLNACTGCGACVIACHAENNVPVVGKSEIRRSRDMHWLRIDRYYSSEDTFAGDVEKKEKASGLFNSIDTFTSMEDPADNPQVVFQPVMCQHCNHAPCETVCPVAATSHGRQGQNHMAYNRCVGTRYCANNCPYKVRRFNWFLYNKNSDFDYNMNDDLGRMVLNPDVVVRSRGVMEKCSFCIQATQSVILQAKREGRVVGANEFNDACACSAACSSGAMTFGDVNNTEDPIARLKEDERAYHLLGHIGTKPNVFYHVKVRNT; encoded by the coding sequence ATGGCATCAAACAAAAAATACTGGCAAAGTGTTGAAGAGCTAAATCCTAATAGCTCTATTGTTGAGACGCTAAGAAACAATGAGTTTGTTGAGGAGATTCCTACAGATGAATTTCTTGGCGACAAGGAAGCTTTGTCATCTTCATCTACAAGCCGTCGTGACTTTCTAAAATACGTTGGGTTTACTACAGCAGCTGCATCACTTGCTGCGTGTGAGGGCCCGGTTATTAAATCAATACCTTATGTTGTGCAGCCGGAAGAGATCATTCCTGGTGTTGCAGACTACTATGCTACTACAATTGCAGACGGTTTTGATTTTGCGAATATACTTATCAAGACTCGTGAGGGTCGTCCTATAAAAGTTGAAAAGAATGCTCTTGCAGGTGCTAAACTATCTGCAAACGCAAGGGTTCATGCTTCTGTGCTTTCTCTTTATGACAGCTCAAGGCTTAAGCAGCCAAAGGTTAAGGGTAAAGATGCTACATGGGCAGAGGTTGATGCTACAGTTAAAGCGGGCTTAAGCCAGGCTGCGGCTGCTGGTGGTCAGGTTGTGGTGCTTTCTGCTACTACTGCCAGCCCTTCAACAGATAAGATCATTGCTGAATTTGGTGCTAAATATGCCGGATTTAAGCATGTTGTTTATGATGCTGTTTCTTCATCAGAGGCGTTGGATGCTTTCCAGGCGGTTTATGGTGAAAGGGCTCTTGCTGATTATGACTTTGCTAAGGCAGATGTTATAGTAGGTGTAGGTGCTGACTTCCTTGGCGACTGGCAAGGTGGTGGGTATGATTCAGGCTACGCAATTGGCCGTATCCCTACTAAAAAAGGTTTAATGTCTAAGCACATCCAGATAGAAGCTAATATGTCTATCACAGGTGCTAATGCAGATAAGCGTATCCCGCTTTCTGTTACTCAACAAAAATATGCCCTTGTGGCTTTATATAATGCTGTAACCGGTGCTAATGTAAGTGTTGCTTTAGACAAGACTTATGCTGCTGCTGTTAACAATGCTGCCCAGCAACTTAAAGCTGCCGGATCTAAAGGTGTTGTTGTTACAGGTCTTGATGATGTTAATGCGCAACTTCTTGTAATTGCTATTAACAATGCGTTGCAATCTCAGGCGTTTAACCCTGCCGGTGCCCGTTACGTTCGTAAAGGTGATGCTAAAGCGGTTGCTCAGCTTGTAAACGATATCAAGGCAGGTGCTGTAAGTGTACTTATCATGAATAATGTTAATCCGGTTTACACACTTCCTAACGGAGATGAGTTTGCTGAGGCGCTTAAAAAAGTAAAACTTTCTGTTTCTTTCACCCTTAGGGAAGATGAAACAGCTTCAATAACTACAGTAGCTGCTGCTGCTCCACATTACCTTGAATCTTGGGGTGATGTAAGTGTGGCAAAAGGTTACTATGCTATTACACAGCCTACGATCCGTCCGCTGTTTACTACAAAACAATTCCAGGAGGCATTGCTTTCATGGAGTGGTAACCCAACTGCTTACTACGATTATATTAAAGCTACTGCACCTTCTTATGCTCCCGGTAAAACCTGGAACCAGCTTGTGCATGATGGTGTAACTGTTTCTGAAGTTGCTGCTACAGTTACTGCCGGTGCTGCTAACTTTAGTGGTGCTGCTGCAAGCCTTGCTGCTGCTAAACCAGCCGGTGGCCTTGAGCTTGTTCTTTATACAAAAACAGGTCTTGGAGATGGCCAGCAGGCTAACAACCCTTGGTTACAGGAACTTCCTGATCCAATTACCCGTACATCGTGGGATAACTACGTAACTATTTCTAAAGCAGATGCAGATGCACTTGGCCTTGAGAACTGGAACGTGGCAAACGGTGGCCTTAACGGTAGTCTTGCTACACTAGAGGTAAACGGTAAGAAAATTGAAGTACCTGTGCTTGTACAGCCGGGCCAGGCAAAAGGTACAATAGGCCTTGCGCTGGGTTACGGACGTAAAGCAGGTATGAAGAATGAAATGGTAGTGGGTGTTAACGCTTATGCGGTTTACAACAACCTTAATTCTTTACAAACTGCCAAGCTTACAAAAATAGGTGGTGAACATGAATTTGCGTGTGTGCAGCTTCAGAAAACCCTTATGGGCCGTGGCGACATCGTAAAAGAAACTACCCTTAAAGATTATACAACAAAAGATGCTGCTGAGTGGAATGAAATGGCTCAGGTATCTTATGACCATAAAGAGGTTCCTGCAACTTCAATCGACCTTTGGGAGTCGTTTGACAGGAGTACAGGCCACCACTTTAACCTTTCAATAGACCTTAATGCGTGTACCGGTTGTGGTGCGTGTGTTATTGCCTGTCATGCTGAGAACAACGTTCCGGTAGTAGGTAAGTCAGAAATACGCAGAAGCCGTGATATGCACTGGCTGCGTATTGACAGGTATTACTCTTCTGAAGATACGTTTGCGGGAGATGTTGAGAAAAAAGAAAAAGCTTCAGGCCTTTTCAATTCTATCGACACCTTTACATCAATGGAAGACCCTGCGGATAATCCTCAGGTAGTATTCCAGCCGGTAATGTGCCAGCACTGTAACCATGCTCCTTGTGAGACTGTTTGTCCGGTTGCTGCTACATCTCACGGTCGCCAGGGACAAAACCACATGGCTTACAATCGTTGTGTGGGTACTCGTTACTGTGCAAACAACTGTCCTTATAAAGTGCGTCGTTTCAACTGGTTCCTTTATAACAAGAACAGCGACTTTGATTATAACATGAACGACGATTTAGGTCGTATGGTACTTAACCCTGATGTTGTAGTACGTTCTCGTGGTGTAATGGAAAAATGTTCATTCTGTATACAGGCTACTCAGTCGGTAATCCTTCAGGCTAAGCGCGAAGGCAGGGTAGTAGGGGCAAATGAATTTAACGATGCTTGTGCTTGTTCTGCGGCTTGTTCAAGTGGTGCAATGACTTTTGGTGATGTTAACAACACCGAAGATCCTATAGCAAGGCTTAAAGAAGACGAAAGGGCATACCACCTACTGGGCCACATAGGCACCAAGCCAAATGTATTCTACCACGTTAAAGTAAGGAATACATAG
- a CDS encoding cytochrome c3 family protein — MKKVGNHTSISRILLFFLALSLTFSVSVFAQDAAAAAPAAEAPAAGAGDPVKGKELFNANCAACHKLDDKSTGPALRGIVEKHDKAWLYKWIHNSSEMIKSGDAAAVKLFNENNKVTMTAFPQLAEADIDNILAYTSQPKEVAAAGAAPAALNQDGGSGDGVSQVIILSALILVLAVLIIMLVLVNRTLRRVAANNGVVVEKEPSVSVWAAYVKNQFLVLVTVILLILSSSYFLYGWLMQVGVDKDYAPVQPIHFSHKIHAGDNGIDCKYCHSSARVSKTSGIPALNVCMNCHKNISSFEGDKDSIYDRSKEFYTGEIAKLYDAVGWDKTANAYTGKQKPVKWVRIHNLPDFVYFNHSQHVSVAGVECQTCHGQVQTFEIMKQNAPLTMGWCINCHRETDVKVEGNDYYKKIHDELAKKYGVQKLTAANMGGTECGKCHY, encoded by the coding sequence ATGAAAAAAGTGGGTAACCATACTTCAATTTCAAGGATCTTATTGTTCTTTCTGGCGCTCTCGCTAACTTTTTCCGTTTCTGTATTTGCGCAAGATGCCGCTGCCGCCGCTCCGGCTGCTGAAGCTCCTGCCGCAGGTGCTGGTGATCCGGTAAAAGGGAAAGAGTTGTTTAATGCTAACTGTGCTGCGTGTCATAAGCTTGATGACAAGTCGACAGGCCCTGCGCTTAGGGGTATTGTAGAAAAACATGATAAAGCGTGGCTTTATAAGTGGATCCACAACAGTAGTGAGATGATCAAATCTGGTGATGCTGCTGCTGTAAAACTTTTCAATGAAAACAACAAAGTTACAATGACGGCTTTCCCGCAACTTGCGGAAGCTGATATTGATAACATCCTGGCGTATACATCGCAGCCTAAAGAGGTTGCTGCTGCCGGTGCTGCTCCTGCTGCTCTTAATCAGGATGGCGGTAGCGGAGATGGTGTTTCTCAGGTTATTATATTAAGTGCGCTTATACTTGTACTTGCGGTGCTTATTATTATGCTTGTGCTTGTAAACAGGACGCTTAGAAGGGTTGCTGCTAACAACGGTGTTGTGGTAGAAAAAGAACCTTCTGTTTCTGTTTGGGCGGCTTATGTAAAGAATCAGTTCCTTGTGCTTGTAACGGTTATTCTTTTGATACTTTCTTCTTCATACTTCCTTTATGGGTGGTTGATGCAGGTAGGTGTTGATAAAGACTATGCTCCGGTGCAGCCTATACACTTCTCTCACAAAATACACGCCGGAGATAACGGTATTGATTGTAAATACTGTCACTCTTCTGCAAGGGTAAGTAAAACTTCGGGTATACCTGCGCTTAACGTTTGTATGAACTGTCATAAAAACATAAGTTCTTTTGAGGGTGATAAAGATTCTATCTACGATCGTTCTAAAGAATTCTATACAGGAGAAATTGCTAAGCTTTATGATGCTGTAGGTTGGGATAAAACTGCTAATGCTTATACGGGCAAACAAAAACCTGTTAAGTGGGTAAGGATACATAATCTTCCTGATTTTGTTTACTTCAACCACTCTCAGCACGTTTCTGTTGCAGGTGTAGAGTGTCAGACATGTCACGGCCAGGTGCAAACATTTGAGATCATGAAGCAAAACGCTCCTTTAACAATGGGCTGGTGTATTAATTGTCACCGCGAAACTGATGTTAAGGTTGAAGGCAATGACTACTACAAAAAAATCCACGATGAACTTGCCAAGAAATATGGTGTTCAAAAACTTACGGCTGCTAACATGGGTGGTACTGAGTGTGGTAAATGTCACTATTAA
- a CDS encoding SPOR domain-containing protein, protein MRFLSFKHTLPALFFALSANIDVQAQTAGNVQQDERFEQLLAEKRKINSAITVNDRYKVQIFYGDNEKARKTLQDFKREFKTTDGTIIFESPTYKVWVGSYKSRIEAERNLTEIRKKFPYALIVKPNK, encoded by the coding sequence ATGAGATTTTTAAGTTTTAAACACACACTTCCTGCGCTATTTTTTGCCCTCTCAGCCAATATTGACGTACAGGCGCAAACCGCAGGGAATGTACAGCAAGACGAACGCTTTGAACAATTACTTGCTGAAAAAAGAAAGATAAACAGCGCCATTACCGTAAACGACCGCTATAAAGTGCAAATTTTTTATGGTGATAACGAGAAAGCCCGCAAAACATTGCAGGACTTTAAACGTGAATTTAAAACCACTGATGGCACTATAATTTTTGAAAGCCCTACTTATAAAGTATGGGTTGGCAGCTATAAATCGAGAATTGAAGCCGAGAGGAATCTTACCGAGATTCGTAAAAAATTTCCTTATGCCCTCATAGTAAAGCCAAACAAATAA
- a CDS encoding insulinase family protein — protein sequence MKKTIYLLAGLVLTATATQAQQSQMPKPGPAPTVNVGKPETFTLKNGLKVLVVENHKLPRVSYSLTLDNAPYAEGAKKGVSDMESALIGEGTKKISKEKFNEEIDFLGASINFWESGASASGLSKYSSRMLELMADGALNPIFTQEEFDKQKAKMIENLKSEEKNVEAVAGRVNGVLVYGKNHPNGEYLSEETLNNVTLADVEKNYNTYFVPGNGYLIVVGDVKFKDVKKQVTKLFGSWKPGIAPSVSYSDPKDVQYTQVNFVDMPNAVQSEISVANIVNLKLTDKEYFATILANQILGGGGEGRLFNNLREAHAWTYGAYSSVGGNKYVGDFSASTQVRNAVTDSAVVEILNEIKKIRTDLVAEEELKNAKAKYIGNFVMQVEKPATVARYALLTETQKLPADFYQNYIKNINAVTAEDVRNAAKKFFSADNSRIIIVGKAADVLPALEKSKIPVNYFDKWGAPTAKPVVNKPVPAGTTAKTVLDGYIKAIGGEKAVKAVKTLSMKAEGTIQGTPLEMIKKVSADRKEVQEIKAGGMSIMKKVVTDKGGYQAGQGGKEDITGDDLKKAQASAVPFEELSLVANKDLKLKGIESINGADAYALQLDDTTYYFDAATGLKVAEATELEGNGQKMTQTTYYSDYKAVSGVKLPYKIVINMGMDIEFKVVDAKINAGVTPADFQ from the coding sequence ATGAAAAAAACAATATATCTGTTAGCCGGTTTGGTTTTAACTGCTACTGCTACACAAGCACAGCAGAGCCAGATGCCTAAGCCGGGTCCTGCGCCTACTGTAAACGTAGGTAAGCCTGAAACATTTACCCTAAAAAATGGCCTTAAGGTGCTTGTGGTAGAAAACCATAAGCTACCAAGGGTTTCTTATAGCCTTACACTAGATAATGCACCATATGCAGAAGGTGCTAAAAAAGGTGTTAGCGATATGGAAAGTGCACTTATAGGTGAGGGTACAAAAAAAATAAGCAAAGAAAAGTTTAACGAAGAAATCGACTTCCTTGGTGCCAGCATCAACTTCTGGGAGAGCGGTGCTTCTGCAAGCGGACTTTCTAAATATTCTTCAAGGATGCTTGAGCTTATGGCTGATGGCGCTCTTAACCCTATATTTACTCAGGAAGAGTTTGATAAGCAAAAGGCTAAGATGATCGAAAATCTTAAGTCTGAAGAGAAAAATGTAGAAGCTGTTGCCGGTAGGGTAAATGGTGTTCTTGTATACGGTAAAAATCACCCTAATGGTGAGTACCTTAGCGAAGAAACGCTAAACAATGTAACTCTTGCCGATGTAGAGAAAAACTACAACACATACTTTGTGCCGGGTAATGGTTACCTTATCGTAGTAGGTGATGTTAAGTTTAAAGATGTAAAAAAACAGGTTACTAAGCTTTTTGGTTCATGGAAACCGGGTATCGCTCCTTCGGTATCTTACTCAGATCCTAAAGACGTACAGTACACTCAGGTTAACTTTGTAGATATGCCAAATGCGGTACAGAGTGAAATATCTGTTGCAAATATTGTAAACCTTAAATTGACAGACAAAGAGTACTTTGCTACAATTCTTGCTAACCAGATTCTTGGTGGTGGTGGCGAAGGCAGGCTGTTTAACAACCTTCGTGAGGCGCATGCCTGGACGTATGGTGCTTATTCTTCTGTTGGAGGTAATAAATATGTAGGCGATTTTAGCGCTTCTACACAAGTGCGTAACGCAGTTACAGATAGTGCTGTTGTGGAAATTCTTAACGAGATCAAGAAAATAAGGACAGACCTTGTTGCTGAAGAAGAGCTTAAAAATGCAAAAGCAAAATATATAGGTAACTTCGTGATGCAGGTTGAAAAGCCGGCTACAGTGGCCCGATATGCGCTACTTACAGAAACACAAAAACTTCCTGCAGATTTTTACCAAAATTATATTAAGAATATCAATGCTGTAACTGCTGAAGATGTTCGTAATGCGGCTAAGAAATTTTTCTCTGCAGATAATTCAAGAATTATAATTGTAGGTAAGGCTGCCGATGTGCTTCCTGCTCTTGAAAAAAGCAAAATCCCGGTTAACTACTTTGATAAGTGGGGTGCGCCAACAGCTAAGCCTGTTGTAAACAAGCCGGTGCCTGCGGGTACTACTGCTAAAACGGTACTTGATGGTTATATTAAAGCTATTGGTGGCGAAAAAGCGGTTAAGGCTGTTAAAACGCTTTCTATGAAGGCAGAGGGTACTATACAAGGTACACCGCTTGAAATGATCAAGAAAGTAAGTGCAGACCGCAAAGAAGTTCAGGAAATAAAAGCTGGCGGTATGAGCATCATGAAGAAAGTAGTTACAGATAAAGGCGGTTACCAGGCTGGCCAGGGTGGTAAAGAAGACATCACAGGTGATGATCTTAAAAAAGCCCAGGCTTCTGCTGTTCCGTTTGAAGAGCTTTCTCTAGTAGCAAACAAAGACCTTAAATTAAAAGGTATTGAATCTATCAATGGTGCAGATGCTTATGCGTTGCAGTTAGATGATACAACATATTATTTTGATGCTGCTACAGGTCTTAAAGTTGCTGAGGCTACTGAGCTTGAAGGTAACGGTCAGAAAATGACACAAACTACATATTACTCTGATTACAAAGCTGTAAGTGGTGTTAAGCTGCCTTACAAGATAGTAATCAATATGGGTATGGATATTGAGTTTAAAGTTGTTGATGCTAAAATAAATGCGGGTGTTACACCTGCTGATTTTCAGTAA